The following coding sequences lie in one Acidimicrobiia bacterium genomic window:
- a CDS encoding LLM class flavin-dependent oxidoreductase, whose amino-acid sequence MTKFGLQLPNFTLGVSDGELFEAFVGIAVAGEESGFDSLWVMDHFYQLPALGGSEQPMLEAYTVLGALAARTSRARL is encoded by the coding sequence ATGACGAAGTTCGGTCTCCAGCTGCCGAACTTCACGTTGGGCGTGTCCGACGGCGAGCTCTTCGAGGCGTTTGTCGGTATCGCCGTCGCCGGCGAGGAGTCGGGCTTCGACTCCCTCTGGGTGATGGACCACTTCTACCAGCTGCCCGCGCTCGGCGGCTCGGAACAACCCATGCTCGAGGCGTACACGGTGCTGGGCGCGTTGGCCGCGCGCACGTCGCGGGCGCGCCTC
- a CDS encoding putative quinol monooxygenase, with the protein MGKVSAVAKLEVKPDMADAFPAEWDDMFKHIAANEDGTEHYVLHRSNRDPNVFYMTEIYADQAALDAHGSSDAMAAIGGSLGDYITSADLDFCVPVKAAKGCDL; encoded by the coding sequence ATGGGGAAGGTCTCTGCAGTCGCCAAACTCGAGGTGAAGCCAGACATGGCCGATGCGTTCCCGGCGGAGTGGGACGACATGTTCAAGCACATCGCGGCCAATGAGGACGGCACCGAGCACTACGTGCTGCACCGGTCGAACCGCGACCCGAACGTCTTCTATATGACCGAGATCTACGCCGACCAAGCTGCGCTCGACGCGCACGGATCGAGCGACGCCATGGCAGCGATCGGCGGATCGCTCGGCGACTACATCACCAGCGCCGACCTCGACTTCTGTGTGCCGGTCAAGGCCGCAAAAGGCTGTGATCTCTAG
- a CDS encoding VOC family protein, with protein sequence MAIGATRVFHLNVNCSDLERSLTFYRDLLGLTAVVRTTPAEPQPGGAFGLETVQWDAWILGDSRGLDGVAIDLLEWQVPAPAGRPYGKANTPGFGRIGMTSSDIDATYQRLIDAGVDCYGEPHDVDVEGIPSMKAFVCEDPDGTLIELISGDADRISVGIVNCSDLERSVEFYEQVLGFKSIARFGSGVRDGTGLRLGEKVDWEMVYLDDPRGEFQFAVDLVKWHSPTSDGHAYDRANHLGIYRMALMTNDIDAAYNELCCLGVECVSPPATLQMGPGIPELRALLFPDPDGAMLELIESPTT encoded by the coding sequence ATGGCGATCGGGGCTACGCGGGTGTTCCACCTCAACGTGAACTGCTCCGACTTGGAGCGTTCTCTCACCTTCTACCGGGACCTGCTCGGGCTCACCGCGGTCGTCCGCACCACACCGGCCGAGCCCCAGCCGGGCGGAGCGTTCGGGCTCGAAACCGTGCAGTGGGATGCGTGGATCCTCGGCGACAGTCGCGGTCTCGACGGTGTCGCGATCGACCTCCTCGAGTGGCAGGTCCCGGCCCCGGCCGGGCGGCCGTATGGGAAGGCCAACACGCCCGGCTTCGGTCGGATCGGGATGACGTCGAGCGACATCGACGCCACGTACCAGCGCCTCATCGATGCCGGCGTTGATTGCTACGGCGAACCGCACGACGTCGACGTGGAGGGCATCCCGTCGATGAAGGCGTTCGTGTGCGAGGACCCGGACGGCACGCTCATCGAGCTGATCTCCGGCGACGCCGACCGGATCAGCGTCGGGATCGTCAACTGCTCCGACTTGGAGCGATCGGTCGAGTTCTACGAGCAGGTGCTCGGCTTCAAGTCAATCGCTCGGTTCGGTTCCGGTGTTCGCGACGGCACGGGGCTGCGGCTCGGCGAGAAGGTCGACTGGGAGATGGTCTATCTCGACGACCCCCGAGGTGAGTTCCAGTTCGCCGTCGACCTGGTGAAGTGGCACTCCCCGACGAGTGACGGTCACGCGTACGACCGCGCCAACCACTTGGGGATCTATCGGATGGCGCTGATGACCAATGACATCGACGCCGCCTACAACGAGCTGTGCTGCCTCGGCGTCGAGTGCGTGTCACCACCCGCGACGCTGCAGATGGGTCCAGGCATCCCCGAGCTCCGCGCGCTCCTCTTCCCCGACCCCGATGGCGCCATGCTCGAGCTCATCGAGTCACCCACGACCTGA
- a CDS encoding nuclear transport factor 2 family protein, whose amino-acid sequence MRLDANVARVMDARSAIEHIVYGYAERLDAGDFEGVAELFAHARYRGGGYDDPGAEGSAHVLEKMQMVRRYDDGTPRTKHVTTNLVIDADEGAGTATARSYFTVFQQVDDFPLQAVIAGRYHDTFAKVDGEWRLTERVFLCDLFGDLSRHLTTDPFAAG is encoded by the coding sequence ATGAGGCTGGACGCTAACGTCGCCCGCGTCATGGATGCCAGGAGCGCGATCGAGCACATCGTGTACGGCTATGCAGAGCGACTCGATGCTGGTGACTTCGAAGGTGTCGCGGAGCTCTTCGCCCACGCGCGCTATCGCGGCGGCGGGTATGACGATCCGGGGGCAGAAGGCTCCGCGCACGTGCTCGAGAAGATGCAGATGGTGCGGCGCTACGACGACGGCACCCCACGCACCAAGCACGTCACGACCAACCTCGTCATCGACGCTGACGAAGGTGCCGGTACCGCCACCGCGCGGTCGTACTTCACCGTCTTCCAGCAGGTCGACGACTTCCCGTTGCAGGCAGTGATCGCGGGTCGCTACCACGACACCTTCGCCAAGGTCGATGGGGAATGGCGTCTCACGGAGCGGGTGTTCCTGTGCGATCTCTTCGGTGACCTGAGCCGTCATCTGACGACCGATCCGTTCGCGGCCGGTTAG
- a CDS encoding tyrosine-protein phosphatase, translating to MPVTDRRVTLDGPINFRDVGGYATASDRRVKWGLVYRSDSLHHLTDADGPRLAQIGIKTALDFRAHDELDRIGIGRLGNLDIKHVHVPTVDQVLHTVRPPDAVIPGTVAEIYLRMLEAGSRAYAAAVRTLVEPDALPAVYFCMAGKDRTGVFSAFLLGLLGVGDLDIVADYVLTHEVVDRIIERGRAERAGIPDLPDRDKVWDDMPEDLLGAHAPSMEGLLAGVHAKYGTWLGYADAIGLEEDVILKVREILLEDA from the coding sequence ATGCCCGTGACCGACCGTCGAGTCACTCTCGACGGCCCCATCAACTTTCGCGATGTCGGCGGCTACGCGACGGCCAGCGACCGCAGGGTCAAGTGGGGCCTCGTCTACCGCAGCGACTCGCTGCATCACCTCACGGACGCCGACGGGCCGCGTCTCGCGCAGATCGGCATCAAGACCGCGCTGGACTTCCGCGCCCACGACGAGCTTGACCGCATCGGCATCGGGCGACTCGGCAACCTCGACATCAAGCACGTGCACGTGCCGACCGTCGACCAGGTGTTGCACACGGTGCGCCCGCCCGACGCCGTGATCCCCGGAACCGTGGCGGAGATCTACCTCCGTATGTTGGAAGCTGGCTCGCGCGCGTACGCCGCAGCGGTGCGAACGCTGGTGGAGCCCGACGCGCTGCCCGCCGTCTACTTCTGTATGGCTGGGAAGGACCGCACCGGGGTGTTCTCGGCCTTCCTGCTCGGGTTGCTCGGTGTTGGCGACCTTGACATCGTCGCCGACTACGTGCTCACGCACGAAGTGGTCGACAGGATCATCGAGCGCGGACGGGCGGAGCGCGCCGGCATTCCCGATCTTCCTGATCGCGACAAGGTGTGGGACGATATGCCCGAGGATCTCCTCGGCGCGCACGCACCGAGCATGGAAGGTCTGCTCGCAGGTGTGCACGCCAAGTACGGCACCTGGCTCGGCTACGCCGACGCGATCGGACTCGAGGAAGACGTGATCCTCAAGGTGCGTGAGATCCTGCTCGAGGACGCATGA
- a CDS encoding enoyl-CoA hydratase-related protein, whose translation MLKIDDAERVRLITFARPEARNAFDSALYSAVADALDEAEARDDLAVVVLTGEGTAYSAGQDLAEMGRLSTPGADDARQDEAVAEHGFRRFVGALEAFPKPIVAAVNGVAVGIGTTMLPYCDLVLASTDARFRLPFAPLGVVPEAGSTFTLPTVMGWQAAAHAFFTGEWFGADHAVACGLAWRACAPEELVEEALEVARAIARMPTVSLVETKRLLLATRLDFARAARTREEAVFADLTGAPANREAIAAFLEKRDPDFTNLPSE comes from the coding sequence ATGCTGAAGATCGACGACGCGGAGCGCGTCCGGCTCATCACCTTCGCTCGCCCCGAGGCACGCAACGCGTTCGACTCCGCGCTCTACAGCGCGGTGGCCGACGCACTCGACGAGGCCGAGGCGCGCGACGACCTCGCCGTGGTCGTGCTGACCGGCGAGGGGACCGCCTACTCCGCAGGGCAGGACCTCGCGGAGATGGGACGGCTGTCGACACCCGGAGCGGACGATGCGCGGCAGGACGAGGCGGTGGCCGAGCACGGGTTCCGGCGGTTCGTGGGTGCGCTCGAAGCGTTCCCGAAGCCGATCGTGGCCGCGGTGAACGGCGTGGCCGTGGGCATCGGCACGACGATGCTCCCGTACTGCGATCTCGTGCTCGCGAGCACCGACGCGCGCTTCCGCCTCCCGTTCGCTCCGCTCGGTGTGGTGCCCGAGGCGGGGAGCACGTTCACGCTCCCCACGGTCATGGGCTGGCAGGCGGCCGCGCATGCGTTCTTCACCGGCGAGTGGTTCGGCGCTGACCACGCAGTGGCGTGTGGGCTGGCGTGGCGGGCGTGCGCGCCGGAAGAGCTGGTCGAGGAGGCGCTGGAAGTGGCCCGCGCCATCGCCCGCATGCCGACCGTGTCGCTCGTCGAGACCAAGCGGCTGCTCCTGGCGACCCGCCTCGACTTCGCTCGCGCCGCCCGCACGCGCGAGGAAGCGGTCTTCGCCGACCTGACCGGGGCTCCGGCCAACCGGGAGGCCATCGCGGCGTTTCTGGAGAAGCGGGACCCCGACTTTACGAATCTGCCCTCGGAGTAG
- a CDS encoding ferredoxin, protein MAWKVVVDFDLCESNAICMGIAPEVFEVRDDDFLYILQENPSDDLRPKVEQAVRQCPKQAISIAEE, encoded by the coding sequence ATGGCCTGGAAAGTCGTGGTCGACTTCGACCTGTGCGAGAGCAACGCGATCTGCATGGGCATCGCGCCCGAAGTGTTCGAGGTGCGAGACGACGACTTCCTCTACATCCTCCAGGAGAACCCCTCCGACGACCTGCGACCGAAGGTGGAGCAGGCCGTGCGCCAGTGCCCGAAGCAGGCCATCTCCATCGCCGAGGAGTAA